The following is a genomic window from Sphingobacterium spiritivorum.
TATGAGAATGCCAGAGACAACCTCAAAGAGACGAAGATTCAACTAGAGTCTGCAACATTAGCGTATCAGCAACACAGTGCACTTTACGAAAATGGATTAACAACTCTGATTGACTTTACACAGGCACTCTATGCACTCAACCGTGCTGAAATTGAATATGAGATCGCAAAGAATAATATCTGGCAGGCCCTGCTGTTGCAGTCGGCCGCAAACGGAGATCTCCATATGTTCCTTTATTCACGTTCAAAATAATTCCGGAAAATGAATCTAATACGTTTCGCATTGCGAAAGCCTGTATCCATTATGGTAATGGTGATGGGACTTTTATTCTTTGGAATCAAGGCCACCAAAGAAGTTCAGGTCGATATACTTCCTGAAATGAACTTGCCTGTAGTCTATATTGCACATTCCTTTCACGGATATACTCCGCAACAGATGGAAGGATATTTCACTAAAATGTATGTGAATATGATGCTCTTTGCCAATGGGATCAAGAGCATTGAAACCAAAAATACACAGGGACTGACCCTGATGAAAATAAACTTTTATGAGGGTACAAATATGGGAGAAGCTATTGCCTCCATCAATGCGCTATCCAGCCGTTCGCAGGTATTCCTGCCGCCCGGAGCGCCTCCTCCGTTTATTATTCGTTTTGATGCCTCTTCACAGCCGGTAGGGCAGCTGGTATTCAGAAGTGATACGAAAACTAATAATGAGCTGCAGGATATAGCCAATTTCAATGCCCGGCCATTTCTCATCGCTATTCCGGGGTTGACTACGGCACCGCCTTTTGGCGGTAGTCCACGGACGATCGAAATCAATATCGATCCCAATAGACTGAGAACGCATTCGCTGTCTCCTGAGCAAGTGGTGGAGGCTATCAGCAGACAGAATATTACCTCTCCGTCCGGAAATGTGTATATCAATGATATCAACTACCTGACTCCAACCAACAATACCCTGAAGACGGTAGAAGAGTTTGGAGATATTCCGATTTTTAAAGGACAGGTTGATAATGTCTATATCCGGGATGTGGCTACGATAAAGGACGGAGCAGATATTACGACCGGCTATGCGTTGATAGATGGTAAACGCTCTGTTTACATCAATATCGCTAAGTCGGGTAATGCTTCTACCTATGATGTCGTGCGTAATCTCAAAAAAGCGATTCCGAATATTCAGCGAAATCTGCCTGAGGGAGTATCGATCTCCTATGAATTTGATCAGTCTGTATACGTGATCAATGCCGTGAAAAGCCTGGTCGTGGAGGGAGTATTGGGGGCGCTACTGACCGGATTAATGGTCTTGCTTTTCCTGAGAGACAGGCGTGCAGCCTTGATCGTAATCCTGACTATTCCTATTTCCATCATAGCGGGTGTGTTGTTTCTGAAGCTATTCGGACAGACTATTAATATCATGTCGTTGTCCGGATTGGCACTGGCCATCGGAATATTGGTAGATGAAAGTACGGTTACAGTAGAGAATATCCATCAGCATTTTGCAATGGGAAAATCCAAAGCACAGGCCATTTGGGATGCATGTAAAGAAATAGCATTTCCCAAACTGCTGATCCTGTTGTGTATTCTGGCTGTATTTGCTCCGGCAATAGTGATGACCGGGATACCGGGCGCATTGTTTATGCCGCTTGCATTAGCCATTGGATTCTCTATGATTATATCTTTTCTGATGTCTCAGACTTTTGTGCCTGTAATGGCCAACTGGCTGATGAAGAATAAAAAGGAACATGAAACAAAAGAAAATGGATTTGACAGGTTTAAAGCACGGTTTTTACACTTTTTAAACCACCTCATGCAGCGGAAGAAAGTTATCTTTTCGCTAAGTATGATTGCTGCACTTACAGTTGTTTCTTTTATGTATATCCATATCGGAAAAGATGTATTGCCATCCGTAAACTCCCGCCAGTTTCAGGTACGGATCACTGCACCTGAAGGTACACGTATAGAAAAAACCGAACAAAAGATCAAAGCTGTGTTAGGTGAACTGGATACTTTATTAGGCCAGGACAATGTGAGTATCTCATCCACCTTTATCGGACAGCACCCTTCGACTTTTGCCGTGAGTCCGATCTATCTCTATAATGCCGGACCGCATGAAGCCCTGATGCAGGTTGCTCTTCGGTCGGTAGACGGGGATACCGATGCTATGAAAGATAAAATCCGAAAGCATCTGCAGGAGCGGATGCCTGAATTGAAATTATCTTTTGAACCTATAGAACTGACCGAAAAAATACTGAGTCAGGGAGCAAATACTCCTGTTGAGATCCGTGTTTCGGGAATGATGAAAAAGATGAATATGATGTACGCCAATAAGCTTCTGACTAAGCTCAAACAACTGGACTACATGCGTGATCAGCAGATTCCCCAGTCCATGAACTATCCGGCTCTGGAAATCCATATTGACCGCACCCGGGCTGCCCAGTTGGGATTAGATGCTCAGGATATTGCCAAATCACTGGTTGCGACTACAGCTTCTTCCCGCTATACCAGTAAAAATATGTGGGTAGGAGGGATGATGCATATAGCATATGATGTACAGGTACAGATGCCTCAGCATCTGCTGACTTCAGAAGATGAACTTGCCAATATCCCATTATCTAAAAATTCGGACAGACCGGTACTCGGAGATGTCGCAACGATCACACCTGTCAAAACAATGGGTGAGAGTTACAATGACGGAACAATGGGATATACTACCGTCACCGCTAATTTACATCAGGCAGATCTGGCAAGAGCGAAAAAGGATGTAGAACTGGCGATTGCATCCTTGGGCGAACTGCCCAAAGGAATCAATATCAAACTGGCCGGAATGGCTCCTGTACTGGATGATACATTCAATAGTCTGTTGAGCGGATTATTAATAGCAGTCATCGTGATTTTTTTGATGCTGACCGCCAATTTTCAATCCTTTAAAGTTTCATTTGTCATCCTGACTACCGTACCTTTCGTGGTACTGGGGTCATTATTGCTGCTTCATCTTACCGGCTCTACTCTCAACCTGCAGTCCTTTATGGGTATTATTATGTCGGTAGGCGTTTCTATTGCCAATGCAGTCCTGCTCATCAATAATGCAGAGACCCTGCGTCTGCAGACCGGAGATGCGACTACATCAGCACTACAAGCCGCAAATCTGCGTATGCGCCCTATTATAATGACAACCCTGGCGATGGTAGCCGGCATGTTGCCGATGGCCATCGGATTCGGAGAAGGAGGAGATCAGGTGTCTCCGTTAGGTAGAGCCGTAGTAGGCGGACTCTTTGCTTCGACCTTTTCCGTACTGATTCTCCTGCCATTACTATTCAGCTGGATACAGCAAAAGAGCAGTATCACCTCTGTATCTCTTGATCCTGAAGATGAATCCAGTATCCATTATTCACCCTCCAATACTAATCTTTAATTATATGAACAATTTAATATATATGCTGGCTTCGGTCATCCTGTTTACATCCTGTGCCGGCTTTAATAAAGACGAGAAACAAACCTCAGAAGAGAAGGCTATGGCAATGCCGCAAAATCTCAAGACAGTCGCTATTCAAAAAAGTAATCCCCTTGTCAGACTGAAGCTGGCAGGAGAGCTGTCACCCGATCAGCAGACGGATCTCTATGCAAAAGTCAACAGCTATGTAAAGAGCATTCGTGTGGATATAGGGGATCGTGTCAGCAAGGGGCAGGTTCTTGTAATTCTGGAAGCACCCGAGATTCAGTCTCAGCTGGCTACTGCAAAGGAAAAGTGGAAAGGACAAGAAGCAATTTATGCGGCGACAAAAGCTAATTATGATCGTATGTTGAAAGCGAACGAGACTAAGGGAGCTATTTCACGGGACGCGCTGGATCAGATCACGGCCAAACGCCTGGCTGACGAAGCGCAGCTCAATGCGGCCAGAGCAAGTTATCAGGAATTGAAGAATATAGAAGATTATCTGCTGATCCGTGCGCCGTTTTCAGGAGTTATCACGGATCGTAATGTCGATCTCGGGGCATACGTCAGTCCAATGGGAAAAGGAGGAGAGAAACCACTGCTTACCGTACAGAACACGCAAAAGCTAAGATTATCTCTGTCCGTTCCGGAAGCGAATACGGGTTTTCTTCATCTGGGTGATACCATTCATTTTACCGTACGTTCCCTGCCACAGAAAAAGTATTTTGCAAAGATATCCCGTAAATCAGGAACGCTGGATATTAAACTTCGTGCTGAAAAAATTGAAGCTGATTTTAATAATGTGCAGCAGGAACTAAAACCCTTTATGGTTGCGGAGACGCTCATTCCTCTGCAACATGCTGAAGCGACCTTCTTTGTTCCGAAAACTGCATTGGTAGAAAGCAATCTGGGACTATACATTCTCAAAGATGAAAATGGAAAAGTAAGAAAAGTTCCCGTTTCCAAAGGACGAAGCCTGCCGGATCAGGTAGAAATATTCGGAGATCTGGAAGACGGAAACCATATTATACTGAAAGCTTCTGAAGAAATTCAGGAAGGCACAACAATTTCGAATATAAAAAATAAAAAATCATGAAAATTATAAAAATGTTAAGTGGATCAGCTATGTTGCTGATCCTGTTATCAGGATGTCAAAATAATAATACTCCCGCTAAAGTGACATCTGTAGAAGAGAAAAGCCCGGCAAAACCGGCAGCATTGCCCGGAACAGTTAAAAAAGGAGATCATGTTCCTTCGGAATTAGTCTGTATGGTCAATGATGCGTATATGGGTAAAGAACAGATCAAGGTCGCTTATGAAGGAAAGACCTATTACGGGTGTTGCAATATGTGCAAGGAACGTATTCCCAAAGATGCTGCTGTCCGTACAGCTATAGATCCGCAGACTATGAAAAGCGTGGATAAGGCTTCGGCTTATATTGTCATGATCGGCGATAACGGAGAGGTAGCCTATTTTGAGAGTAAACAGACCTATGATCAATTTCTGGAAAAGCAACAAGACTAAGTTTTAGTGCATGAATGACCTATAATTGCCA
Proteins encoded in this region:
- a CDS encoding efflux RND transporter periplasmic adaptor subunit; this encodes MNNLIYMLASVILFTSCAGFNKDEKQTSEEKAMAMPQNLKTVAIQKSNPLVRLKLAGELSPDQQTDLYAKVNSYVKSIRVDIGDRVSKGQVLVILEAPEIQSQLATAKEKWKGQEAIYAATKANYDRMLKANETKGAISRDALDQITAKRLADEAQLNAARASYQELKNIEDYLLIRAPFSGVITDRNVDLGAYVSPMGKGGEKPLLTVQNTQKLRLSLSVPEANTGFLHLGDTIHFTVRSLPQKKYFAKISRKSGTLDIKLRAEKIEADFNNVQQELKPFMVAETLIPLQHAEATFFVPKTALVESNLGLYILKDENGKVRKVPVSKGRSLPDQVEIFGDLEDGNHIILKASEEIQEGTTISNIKNKKS
- a CDS encoding efflux RND transporter permease subunit, yielding MNLIRFALRKPVSIMVMVMGLLFFGIKATKEVQVDILPEMNLPVVYIAHSFHGYTPQQMEGYFTKMYVNMMLFANGIKSIETKNTQGLTLMKINFYEGTNMGEAIASINALSSRSQVFLPPGAPPPFIIRFDASSQPVGQLVFRSDTKTNNELQDIANFNARPFLIAIPGLTTAPPFGGSPRTIEINIDPNRLRTHSLSPEQVVEAISRQNITSPSGNVYINDINYLTPTNNTLKTVEEFGDIPIFKGQVDNVYIRDVATIKDGADITTGYALIDGKRSVYINIAKSGNASTYDVVRNLKKAIPNIQRNLPEGVSISYEFDQSVYVINAVKSLVVEGVLGALLTGLMVLLFLRDRRAALIVILTIPISIIAGVLFLKLFGQTINIMSLSGLALAIGILVDESTVTVENIHQHFAMGKSKAQAIWDACKEIAFPKLLILLCILAVFAPAIVMTGIPGALFMPLALAIGFSMIISFLMSQTFVPVMANWLMKNKKEHETKENGFDRFKARFLHFLNHLMQRKKVIFSLSMIAALTVVSFMYIHIGKDVLPSVNSRQFQVRITAPEGTRIEKTEQKIKAVLGELDTLLGQDNVSISSTFIGQHPSTFAVSPIYLYNAGPHEALMQVALRSVDGDTDAMKDKIRKHLQERMPELKLSFEPIELTEKILSQGANTPVEIRVSGMMKKMNMMYANKLLTKLKQLDYMRDQQIPQSMNYPALEIHIDRTRAAQLGLDAQDIAKSLVATTASSRYTSKNMWVGGMMHIAYDVQVQMPQHLLTSEDELANIPLSKNSDRPVLGDVATITPVKTMGESYNDGTMGYTTVTANLHQADLARAKKDVELAIASLGELPKGINIKLAGMAPVLDDTFNSLLSGLLIAVIVIFLMLTANFQSFKVSFVILTTVPFVVLGSLLLLHLTGSTLNLQSFMGIIMSVGVSIANAVLLINNAETLRLQTGDATTSALQAANLRMRPIIMTTLAMVAGMLPMAIGFGEGGDQVSPLGRAVVGGLFASTFSVLILLPLLFSWIQQKSSITSVSLDPEDESSIHYSPSNTNL